The DNA region CAGCGAACAGACAGGCATGCACATTAACGAAGACAACTTCATTGCTGAGATCATTGATCCTGACACGGGTGAAGTTCTTCCGGAAGGCACAAAGGGTGAACTCGTATTTACAAGCATAAACAAGGAAGGCTTCCCGCTTCTCAGATACAGAACAAGAGACATATGTGTTCTTTCAAGAAAGAAATGCTCATGCGGCAGAACTCTTATCAAGATGGCAAAGCCGATGGGAAGAAGCGATGACATGCTCATCATCAGAGGCGTAAATGTATTCCCGTCACAGATCGAGACAGTTCTTATCGCACAGGGTTACTCACCGAACTACCGTATCGAACTTGACCGTGTAAACAACACTGACACATTTGACGTATACGTTGAAATGCCGGCTGACCAGTTTACAGACGTTGTCAAGGAGATACAGAAGAAGGAAAGCGAACTTACAAACGCACTCAAGCTCATTCTCGGCATCAGCCCGAAGGTACACCTTGTTTCACCTAAGACTATCGAAAGAAGCGAAGGCAAGGCTGTAAGAGTAGTTGACAAGAGAAAGCTTCACTGAAATAAAACGCTGACCGGTATGTAAATCCGGGGGAGCAGGGCAGAGTCCTGCATACCTCGTTCCGTCAGTGTTCTCTTGAAGATATTTTTTCATTTAAAGGAGGATTATTGTTATGGCATCAAAAGTAAGACAGTTATCAGTATTTGTAGAAAACAAACCAGGCAGATTATCTGCTGTATTAAAGATCTTAGGAGATAACAAGATCGACATTCGTGCAATGAACATTGCAGATACCAATGACTTCGGCATACTCAGACTCATCTTAAGTGATACGGATAAGAGTGCCGCTGTCCTTAAGGAGAAGGACTATGCCGTAGCAGTTAATCATGTTATCGCTCTTGACGTTGATGATATACCGGGCGGACTTGCAGGCGCACTCAGCGTGCTTGACAAGAACGGCGTAAGTGTTGAGTACATGTATGCATCACTTTCCAAGAAGGATGCTTCGGCGCATATTCTTATCAGAGTTGATGATTATGCGAAGGCTGAGGAGGCTCTTTCATCAAACGGCTACAGAATGCTCAGTGATGAAGAGGTAAAGAATCTCTGATTGCTGACTTTTACTGATTAAATTTTTTTCGATTCCCTGAGTTTGAATAAATCAATTTCATCCTCAGGGAATTTTGTTTTTATCCCCACCCCCTGCCCCCTCCCCAGGGAGGGGGAGAGAAATGAGGGGGCTTCGCCCCCTCGCCCCTGCAGATCAGGTGGATTGTTGTTTAATATATACAATATCCTGTAGTCTGATTTGTGGATTGTTCTAAAGTTGATTTTGCTTTGCAACAAAATCAGTTTTTTCAGACACTTAATATATGAACTGAAAAACAATGCATTGCAGTTTATGATAACTGTTTGTTTTTCCCCACCCCAACCCCTCCCGGAGGGAGGGGCTGAAGGTCAGGGGGCTTCGCCCCCTGACCCCGAAACATGAACAGTTGATAAAGGAGTTTTGAGATATGGACCGTGAAGAATTCAGAAAGGATGTGAAACTTGCTGTAAGCGGTGATAAGCAGGCGTTTTCGCGGCTGTATGCGCTGGTTTATGAGGAACTTTACAGAACAGCGTTCTACAGTCTGCGCAATGAACATGATGCGGCCGATGCAGTGAGTGACACCGTCCTTGATGCGTACAATTCCATAGGAAAACTCCGGAGCGAGGAAGCTTTCAGGAGCTGGATATTTAAAATACTTTCGGCTAAGATAAAAAGAAAACAGGCCGAGTATGCAAGTCCTGCATCTGATATAGACGCACCGGAGTACGAGAATGTTTTAAGCGATAATTTCAGTTTCGAATCGCTGGAACTTGCTGAGGCCATGTACAGGATAGATGATGATGAAAGACTCATCCTGTCGCTGTCAGTCTTAAGCGGATATACCGGTGATGAGATAGCGAAAATAATCGGAATGAAGGCTTCATCAGTCCGTTCAAAGCTCATGAGAACAAAAGAGAAACTGAAAAAAACTGATAGGCGGCTGATACTTAAACCTGATTAAAAGGGTTGAAAACCCTTTTAATAGCACCGAAGGTGCGTAGGTTTTGCATGAGACGGAAATACGCACTTTGTGCGTATTTAAATTGCGAAGCAATTTGTCTCTGATCAATCGGATTGATCAGAGACATGTGTTAAGGTGGATGATAATATGAGTGACAAAATAAAAGAAATACTCGAAACACCGATAGTACCGGATGAACTTAAGCCGGAAAATATTCCGGAACTCCTTGAAAAACGAGGCGGAAAAGGTATATCTGACGGAACGGAAACCGGCGGTGTTCTGAGAGAAGAAAGCATAAAAACACTTGACGGAAGCGGAAAATCAGGAAAGAAAAAGATAATAAGAACGATCTGTTCATATTCTGCTGTCGCTGCGGCGTGCCTGCTGATCGTTGGCGGTATCATGAAGTTTGTTCCGCACGCGGGCAAAGATATGATGACTGCAGATATGATCACAAACAATACTGAAGGTATAAAATCAGACGGTAAGAGAAAGACTTCGTCGACAAAAAGTGAGGAGGCTGCATCGGATAACGCTGAATCATTTGAAGAAGGATGCACGGAAACATCAGTAAACGGCAGTTTCGCGTATGTGAATGCCGAAAGCTACGAGCAGCTTTTTGACAGGGCGAAAAATGCGAAACTTACAAGGTACGGGATGCTTGCAGGGATCGACGAAGACGTAATATCTGAAGAAGCTGAAGATTCATCACTGGATGAAGAGTGGAACAACGGAGCGGAAACGGATGTCTACGATACTTTAAGACAGGTCGAAGGCGTTGCCGAATCAGACATAATCAAGGCTAATGACCGCGGTGTTTTCTATGTGACGGATAATACTCCGATATATGTATCTGCCTGGTACGGAGAGAGCGTTACATACATTCCGGTGGATAAGAACACCGGAAAGTTCGGTGAGAAAAAAATTCTTGATGTTAATGCTGACGCCGGAATTCCTGAAAATGTATGGTCAGATGTATCTGCAATGTATCTGACAGATGAGAAACTTACGGTTATCGTTTCTTCAGGGGGCATCAGTGAGGGAGAAAATGCAAAGCCTGCCACAACGACAGTGCTGACATATGATATTACAGGTGAAGCACCTGCTTTTTCAGGCAGGGGAGTTCAGAGCGGTAATTACTCTTCATCGAGAATGAAGGATAATATTCTTTATCTGGTTACAGAAGAAACATCGTGGAATTTTTTCAGATACGGTCTGGTATATGACGAAGAGGAAGGACCACGTGAAAAGCAGGAAAAGACTTACGCTGATACGGATAAGCGCATGTATGTTCCGTTTTACGGCGAAAGCTATGAAAATGCCGGATGTCTGGATCTTGGCTGTATCTTCATTCCGGAAGATGACACCGAAGACGGCAGCACTGTAATGATATCAGGCATAGACATAAACTCTCCGGAGAGTGCGGTATCTTCTGCAGCAGTTTCAGGATATTCGGGTGACATCTACTGCACGGCAGATGCGCTCTACATACAGCAGGTAAGTTATAACGGCGAAACTGACTGGAACGGTTCAAAGACCACATTTTCAAAGTTTGCCCTTGCGAACGGAGTTATATCGCCTGTGGCATCGGGAACAGTAAAGGGAACGGTTCTTAACCAGTTCTCGATGGATGAATATAACGGATATTTCAGAACGGCCACTACATCTTATGAAAAACTCATTGACGGGGAATGGAACTATCAGCCTTCAAACAATGTTTTCGTCCTTGATGCCGGCATGAATGTGGTTGGGTCCATAACAGACATCGCACCGGATGAAACGATAAAGTCAGTGAATTTCCAGGGAAACACGGCTTATGTGGTAACATATGAACGGACAGATCCGCTGTTTGCCATAGACCTTTCAGATCCGGAGGATCCGGTCATAACCGATGAATTCAAGATAAACGGATACAGCTCTTTCCTCTGGAAATGGGATGAAGATCATCTTTTAGGATTCGGAGTGGATGCTACAAGCGAGGGTATCGAGACAGGCGTAAAGCTTGTGATGTTCGATGTTTCCGACAACGGTGAGCTGAAGGAAGACGGATATTATGCAATAAGTGCCGGAGATACATATCACAGCTCATACTCGACGGCTGTTTATGACAGAAAAGCGCTGCTGATCGATCCTGAAAAGAATCTCATAGGATTCCCGCTTGAGGAATACGACAAAGACTACACTAACTCGGCACGTTCATATCTGGTATTCAGCTATGAAAACGGACAGTTTACCGAAAAGGGAAGAATAGATTCGCACAGCACATACGCTGGTTTTGACAGAGGACTTTACATTGGTGATCATCTGTATGTATTCTCGCACGATGAGGCAGTAAGTACAGATCTTGAAACTATGACAGAAACAGACAGAACGGAATTTGATACACCAGACAACAGAAAGAAAAACGAAGAAACGGCACTTGCCGGTGAATAATTGGGGAGGAAATGAATATGAAAAAGAATAACAGAAACTACACAAAGGCTGCAGCGGTTTTCCTGGTATGCATGGCACTTCTTACATCGTGCGGAGCACCGAAATTTGAAATGGCTTCGGATATGGCATATACCAACAGTTCGGCTTCGCGCGGTGTCCAGGCAGATTACAAGTCAAAGACAGAGGGTGCTGCTTATGAAAACTATGATGACGGAGCTGCCCTCGGCGACTATGCATCAGAGGCAGCAGGTGAAAAAGGCGGTACTGTTTACGGAGAAGAAACAGCGGATCCGCAGACTGAAAAGGTACAGAACACTGACATCAGTACGGAATCGATAAACAGTGAAATGCTTATCTACTCATGCACCATGGGAATCGACGTTCTTGATTTTGACCCGTCAGTGGAAAACTTCAGGGCAATGCTCAAACAGTATCAGGGTTTTGTTGAGTCGGAAGATTTCAACGACGGCGGAAACATGAGCAGATGGTATGACGAAAAGGCGGAAAAGTGGAGCACATACCGTGCAACTGTAAGAGTACCGAGCAGGGTGTATGACGATTTCTGCAATGAAGTCGCAGGACTCGGTGACTTAAGAAGCAAGAATGCATCTGTCGAAAATGTAAGTCAGGAATACTCTGATCTTTCGACCACACTTAAGATCTATGAGCAGAAGGAAAACAGATATCTTGAACTTCTTGCAAAGGCACAGGACGAGGCAAACGCCGTTGCTATCGAAGAAAAGCTTACCGGTGTCCAGGTGGAGATAGCAAAGCTCAAGACACGAATGAACCAGATAAAGACCGACGTAGCTTATTCCTATGTTTACGTAACTATCAACGAAGTAAAGGAATATCATGCAGAACCGGTACACACTGATACATTCGGAGAAAGACTTTCAAATACACTTAAGGATGCAGGAAAAGGATTCCTTAATTTCCTTGAAAATCTCCTGTTCTTCCTCATCTACGCGCTCCCTTATCTTATCCTTTTCGGAATCGGAATATTCCTGTTCGTGAAGATAGTAAAGGCTCTTGCGAATGCCGGCAGAAAGAGAAAGGAAAAGAAAGCTGCGAAGATGGCTGAAAGAATGAAGGAAGCAGAGAAGATAAAGGCTGAAAACACTGAAACAGTAATGAAGGATACAGAAGACAAATAAGGAAACGCTGATTAATTCATAAATCAGCGTGGGGGTTCGGGGCGAAGCCCCGCAAATCCCACCTCCGGAAATCCGGCGAAGCCGGGTTTCCGGTTTAATCAGTGTTTTCCTGAATAAGCACCTCAATGAATGCCGTACCGGTCCGCCCGGTGCGGCATTTTCAGGATAGTGTTGACCGGTTCATGGTAAGGAGAGAAGGAACGGTTTGATAAATGTACTTGAATAACGCCGGCATATAAGGTATAATTATAGTTGTATATTATTTGATGAGAGCGGGAGAGGCGGGGCGAAGTCCCCGTATACTCTCTGCTGCATGTTTTTCGTTTTCGGAGGAGATGAAACGATGGGAAGATCAGAAAGATATTCAGGGACGGGTGACGATTTTCTGACAGCCGAGCTTAACAGAAATTTTCTTTCAATGAAGAAAATCAGGCATACCAGGTCGGCATTTTTTATTATAAGCTGTGTTCTTCTGGCTGCACAGCTGACGTTTACTGTAATAGGCGGCATCAATGTGTTTATGCTGAGCGGACTCATTCTTAATGCAGTGACCTGCGGCTTCTGTATGAACCGTTCTCATAAAACCTTTGCGCTTCTTGTGCTTGCGGTGATAAATGTTCTGCTGTTCGCCCTTTATCTTATTTACGTATGCACTCATAAACTGTACATAGATTATTTTATCGCAATAGCAGGTCATCTGTTTCTTGCCGTCGAAGCCTTTGTTACGTCAAAACACAGGGAGCTGGAATTTGAACTTTCATCTCAGCCGGGATATCCGTATTTTACAGAGCTTGCAAAGATCGGGCAGGAAAGAAAGGAATACACTCCTGACAATGATATGACAGTATACAGGAACAAAGCTTCCGGAGTCATGGATGAAGTGGATATGAATGCCGTTTACGATGATCAGCACACGAGAGTGAAGCCACCAAAAAAGGAAATATACGAAATGCCGGGTGTAAGCATGCAGGATGTTCCGGAAAGATTCTATGCAGATCCGTATGACCATGAAGAAAAACTTCATGCTGAAAGAAAGAGTGATCGTTATTAATATTTATGATTTTGATACTCCAAGATGTAAAGAAGTGGACAAAAAAGAGCTTGAAGCAGGCCGGCGGCTGTTTAAGCATAATGAAATAACTAACGGTGAACTGAGCATTGACGGTATGTATTCCTTCTGGCTCAGGCCGGAAAAAGACTGTTACTATGGTACACGAACGGCTGTTGAACTGAATGATGACGGCAAAATAACGAACTCTTTCTGTTCCTGTCAGCGTCTTGGTGACGACAGTATCTGCAGGCATCAGGCTGCCTGTATGTTCTATATCAAGGAGAACTTCAGATCTGATCTTGAAAAGAGACGCAAGATAGTTTTTCAGCAGCTGATGAATGATCTCGAACCGGAAGATGAAGACGATCAGACGACAGTAGTTCCTGTTACCAGACTGCTTCCTGTAATTACGATGAAGGACAATGAAATACAGTGTTCGCTTAAAGCCGGAAATGAAAAATTCTATGCTGTACCGAGTATACCTGACCTTAAGGCTGCGTTTGAATCTGAAACAACAATGCAGTACGGTAAAAAATGCGTGATGATGCACCGGTACAGTGATCTTGACGAAGACAGCAAAAGACTGCTTGATGTGTGCTATTACATATATACCGGTACAGTATTTGATCTTGCAAAAACCAGAAACAAGGCGCCGCGAAAGTATATCACTGTACGAGGAAAACACCTGGATAATTTCTTCAGACTTTTTAACGGACGTGATGTGGAGATAAACGGAGAGCCGTATTCGGTACGGTTTAAAAATCCTCACATTTACGGAGAGATCGTCCGTTCAGATGAAAACGGATATTCAGTACGCATAACTTCATGTCCGGACTGCTTCGGTGTCGGCAGGCGCTGCGGATATATAGATCATGAAAAGCGCAGAGTGTACATTACAGATGCGGGATTTTCCGGAACGGCGCTTAAGCTTATCAGTGTCTGTCTGCAGATGAAGTCTCTTTATATCAGCAATGACAATATGCAGGCTTTCTACAGCGGTGTGCTTAAGCCGGTTCTCAAGTATATTGAAATAAAAGGCGCCAACAAGCTTGATGATTATGTTCCGCCGGAGCTGGAAGCAAATCTGTACATCGACTGCATCGAGGACGGCGTCTCCGCAAGACCGGAGTTTGTTTACGGGGACAAAAAGTTTTCCGGATTCTATGACCAGAAGAAAAATCCGTTCTGCGACTACAAGGCTGAGCGTCTGATAAAGAATACGTTCCTTAAGTTTTTCACCGAACAGAGCACAAAGGATCCTGATACCTGGTTCCTGCACGGCGACAGTGCTCTTTTTGAGCTTCTCACCTCAGGACTTACCGAGCTTGAAAGCTGTATGGAAGTCTTTGTGAGCGATGCTTTCAAAAAGATAGGCGTAAGAGCTCCCGTCAGACCTGCAATCGGCATTCGTCCGTCCGGTTCGCTTCTTGCACTTGACATAACTGCGGAAGGATACACCACGGGTGAACTTGTAGATATGCTCAAGAGCTACCGCCGCGGCGCGAAATATCACCGTCTGAAGGACGGAAGCTTTGCACTGCTTACTGATGCGATGACTGAACTTTCGGACGTTACGGAAAACCTTAACATAAGCGAAAAGCAGCTTTTAAAGGAAAACCTGAAGGTGCCGAAGTACCGCATGCTTTATCTCGACAGCCTCAAGAAAAACTGCGAGAATCTGCGTATAAACAGAAGTGCGGAATTTAAAAAGATCGTAAGCAGTTACGGAATGATGATGGAGGATTCTGAACAGCTTGCTGTACCGGACTCACTTGACACTGTAATGCGTGAGTATCAGAAGTACGGCTTCCGCTGGATGAAGACAATTTCTGCATACCATTTCGGAGGTATACTTGCAGACGACATGGGCCTCGGTAAAACGCTTCAGGCTATTTCGCTGGTCCTTGACAACAAGCAGGATCCGGACGGGATGAGAAAACCGTCACTGGTAGTGTGCCCGGCATCGCTGACACTCAACTGGAAAAATGAGGCCGAACGTTTTGCTCCGGAACTTTCCGTGCTTACCGTTATCGGCACAGTGCAGGCCCGTGAGGAGCTTTTCGCCGATATAGATAAATACGATCTGATCGTAACGCCGTATTCACTGCTCACAAGGGATATTGACAAATACGAGAACATGGAATTTGCATTCCAGTTCATCGATGAAGCACAGTACATCAAAAATCAGAACACACAGGCGGCCAAGGCTGTAAAGTCAATAAATGCGGAAGTAAAATTCGCTCTTACGGGTACACCGGTCGAAAACAGCCTTGCGGAACTATGGAGTATTTTCGACTACATTATGCCGGATTACCTGTATGCCTACACCTACTTCAGAAAGAATTTTGAAGCTCCGATAACCGCGAAGAAAGAGACGAGAGTCATAAGCGAGCTTCAGAAGGTCGTTTCTCCGTTTATCCTCAGAAGAATGAAGAAGGAAGTTTTAAAGGAACTGCCGGACAAGACGGAAACCATAATGTACGCGAACATGGGCGAGGAGCAGAGCAAGGTCTACTCGGCCAATGTGGCTGACGTAAAGAAGACACTTGCCAAGGACTTAAAGGACGGCGCCGACCGCATCAAGATCCTTGCAATGCTCACAAGACTCAGACAGATATGCTGCGATCCGTCGCTTGTCTACGACAATTACGAGGGCGGCAGCGCAAAGCTTGAACAGTGCATCGATCTTGTAAGCAGCTGCGTGGGATCCGGACACAAGATACTCCTGTTCTCGCAGTTCACATCGATGCTTGACATCATCTCAAAGCGTCTTGATGAAGAAGGCATAAGCTACTACACGATAACCGGACAGACAAAGCCGGCGGACAGAATACAGCTTGTAAATGACTTCAATGCTGACGATACGAATGTTTTCCTTATCTCGCTGAAGGCAGGCGGCACGGGACTTAACCTTACCGGCGCGGATATTGTCATCCACTACGATCCGTGGTGGAATCTTTCAGCTGAAAACCAGGCGTCTGACCGTGCGTACCGTATAGGACAGAAAAGGAATGTCCAGATCTACAAGCTCATAACTGACAGGACGATCGAGGAAAAGATCATTGATCTTCAGACGAAAAAAGCCGAGCTCTACGACATTGCAGTAAACGGCGAAGGTGACATCATGCATATGTCTGCGGACGATATCATGAGTATTCTTGAATAGTATTGATTTTGACAATCCTTGGCCAGTATGGTATACTTAAAGATAGCTGACTGGCTGTTGCGGAGTCAGTTCATATGGGGATTCGATATACTTAAAGATTACCAGCCCCATGTGGTTTAATTGGTTATTTTATTTTGCGCAGCTCAGCCCCCTCCCTGGGGAGGGGGTTGGGGGTGGGGACTATATATTACAATATAAAAGAAAGGGTGGTATTATTTTAAATGCTGCAGCTTAAAGATATAAGATGGTCCACTGAGAACGGTGAAAGCATTCTGAACGGTGTTGACCTTACAGTACCGGACGGAAAACTTACAGTAATTACAGGACCGAACGGAGGCGGAAAGACCTCACTTGCCAAGGTGATAGCAGGTCTTTACAAGCCGGAAGGCGGTCAGATCATAGCAGACGGAAAAGACATCACAGACTGGAGCATAACGGAGCGTTCAAGACACGGCCTTGCCTATGCTTTCCAGCAGCCTGTACGTTTCAAGGGTCTTACAGTTCGTGATCTTCTTTCCATTTCAGCGGGAAAAGAACTTACAAGTGCGGAAGTGTGCCATCTTCTTGCAACTGTCGGACTCTGCGGCCGTGACTATATCGACAGGGAAGCGGACGCAAGCCTTTCAGGCGGCGAAAGCAAGAGAATCGAAATAGCAACAGTTCTTGCGAGAAAAGACGCAAAGATACTCGTTTTCGATGAACCGGAAGCAGGTATCGACCTCTGGAGCTTTACAAGTCTTATCGAGGCTTTTGAAAATATCAAGAAGGACAGTGACCGTTCGCTCCTTATCATCTCACATCAGGAGAGAATAATGAACATTGCTGACTACATTGCGGTAGTAGCGGACGGAAAGGTCTCAAAGATGGGTACAAGGGAAGAAATATTCCCTTCACTTATGGACAAGACGGCAGCAACACGCTGCTCGCTCAGGACAAATGAAGGAGGAGCTTTATAATGAACAGTATTACAGAACAGCTTCTCAGCGTGGTTTCAGACTGGGACGGCAGCTACAAGGGTGCATACAATATCCGTGAAGACGGAGGGTGCGCAGGAAGGCAGTCATCAGAGAACATCAAAATAGAGCCTAAGAGCGACAACCCGGGTATCGTTATAAAGATCAGTTCAAAGGCTCAGAATGAGACGGTTTATATCCCTGCATGCGTTACAAAAGCCGGCGTAAACGATCTTGTTTACAATGACTTCATCGTTGAGGACGGTGCTGACGTTATCATCGTAGCAGGATGCGGCGTTCACAGCGAAGGCGAGGAGGAAGCAAGACACAACGGTATCCACCGCTTCTTCATCGGCAAAAACGCAAAGGTCATCTACAAGGAAAAGCACATCGGTACCGGTAACGGCAAGGGTGCAAAGAGAATAGATCCTGTAACTGACGTTGAAATGGATGAAAACTCATACATGGAAATGGATACAGTCCAGATAGGCGGCGTTACATCCACAAGCCGTCTCACAACAGCCAGGCTCGGAAAGGACGCAAAGCTCGTTATCAGGGAGCGCCTCATGACCGAAGGCGATGAAAAGGCAAAGTCGGACTTCAAGGTGGATATGAACGGCGACGGCTCAAGTGTTGACCTCGTTTCAAGATCTGTTGCACGCGGCAGTTCATATCAGGAATTTGTTTCGACGATCAACGGTAACTGTAAGTGTACAGGCCATTCCGAATGTGATGCCATCCTTTCTGAAAACGGCCGTGTAAATGCTGTTCCGGGCCTTTTTGCCGGCAACATCGACGCGTCACTCATCCACGAGGCTGCCATCGGCAAGATCGCAGGCGAGCAGATCACAAAGCTCTGCACACTCGGACTTACTGAGGAGGAAGCTGAAAGAAAGATCATTGACGGATTTCTTAAGTGATTTTTCATTTATCAAAGGAAACACTGATTAAACCGGAAATACGGCGAAGCCGTATTTCCGGTTGTGAAGATTGCGGGATTTCGCCCCGTGCCCCACGCTGATTTATGAATAAATCAGTGTTTCTACAATAAAAACGTCTGCGTATGCAGACGTTTTTTAAGGCATCCGGGTAAGCTTTTGCTAACCGTCATTTCCCTGAAGTCACCAAAAAGGAGCAGATATATTGAAAACCAGAAAAACTTGCGGAGATGTCCATGCTTGCGGCTCTTGCACTTATTATTTTTATAGTCGAATCACGAATACCGACGCTGGCTCCCATACCGGGAATGAAGCTTGGTCTTGCCAATATAATCACCGTATATGCGGTGTACCGCTTTAAACCATCCGAGGCAGCCATGATACTTGCAGTCAGACTTGTCTTGGGATCAGTGTTTTGCCGGTAATCTTTCCGCACTTATGTACAGTGCGGCCGGAGCGGTCTGCTGCCTTGCCGGAATGATTTTTTATGCGAAAGATAATTCCCGAAAAGAATATGTATCTTGCCAGTGCAGCCGGAGCGGTATTTCACAACACCGGTCAGATACTTGCTGCCTGCCTGATAATGCGTTCTTCCGCGGTGTTTTTCTACTACCCTTTTCTCATAGTTTCAGGTATCATCGCAGGCCTGTTTACCGGCTTCTGCGCCATGTTCGTGATAAAGCGTCTGAAACGCTGTTGAAATGATATCTTTATAGTGCTATAATGAAATATAGCGAAGGCTGTTTAATCAGCGTTTCCTTAAAATACTCTTACTGCAGTGAACGTAAAAATCTGTTTTGCGTTCACTGCTGATTTCGTTACAGGAGGAAAGATGAAAAAACACATTTTCCGGATAATTCAGATAGGCAGCAAGGAGGATCTGCCAAGCAGGCTGTTTGACTATTTCATAGTTACGTGCATAATCCTTAACATAACTGTTGCGTTCCTTTATACATTCAGTGAGCTGAGCGCTTTTTACGGTCTGTTCAGGATAATTGAAACACTTACAGTTGGTGTATTCATACTGGAGTACGGCCTTCGTCTGTGGACGGCTGACCAGCTGTATCCTGAAAAGAACAAAGGAAAATCAGTTCTGAGGTTCCTTTTATCATTCGACGGCATCATCGATTTTCTGACGATCCTTCCGTTTTTCTTCCTTTCGGGATTCATCGTGTTCCGAATGCTCAGAGTCGTAAGAATATTCA from Ruminococcus sp. HUN007 includes:
- a CDS encoding ACT domain-containing protein, translated to MASKVRQLSVFVENKPGRLSAVLKILGDNKIDIRAMNIADTNDFGILRLILSDTDKSAAVLKEKDYAVAVNHVIALDVDDIPGGLAGALSVLDKNGVSVEYMYASLSKKDASAHILIRVDDYAKAEEALSSNGYRMLSDEEVKNL
- a CDS encoding sigma-70 family RNA polymerase sigma factor, whose product is MDREEFRKDVKLAVSGDKQAFSRLYALVYEELYRTAFYSLRNEHDAADAVSDTVLDAYNSIGKLRSEEAFRSWIFKILSAKIKRKQAEYASPASDIDAPEYENVLSDNFSFESLELAEAMYRIDDDERLILSLSVLSGYTGDEIAKIIGMKASSVRSKLMRTKEKLKKTDRRLILKPD
- a CDS encoding beta-propeller domain-containing protein gives rise to the protein MSDKIKEILETPIVPDELKPENIPELLEKRGGKGISDGTETGGVLREESIKTLDGSGKSGKKKIIRTICSYSAVAAACLLIVGGIMKFVPHAGKDMMTADMITNNTEGIKSDGKRKTSSTKSEEAASDNAESFEEGCTETSVNGSFAYVNAESYEQLFDRAKNAKLTRYGMLAGIDEDVISEEAEDSSLDEEWNNGAETDVYDTLRQVEGVAESDIIKANDRGVFYVTDNTPIYVSAWYGESVTYIPVDKNTGKFGEKKILDVNADAGIPENVWSDVSAMYLTDEKLTVIVSSGGISEGENAKPATTTVLTYDITGEAPAFSGRGVQSGNYSSSRMKDNILYLVTEETSWNFFRYGLVYDEEEGPREKQEKTYADTDKRMYVPFYGESYENAGCLDLGCIFIPEDDTEDGSTVMISGIDINSPESAVSSAAVSGYSGDIYCTADALYIQQVSYNGETDWNGSKTTFSKFALANGVISPVASGTVKGTVLNQFSMDEYNGYFRTATTSYEKLIDGEWNYQPSNNVFVLDAGMNVVGSITDIAPDETIKSVNFQGNTAYVVTYERTDPLFAIDLSDPEDPVITDEFKINGYSSFLWKWDEDHLLGFGVDATSEGIETGVKLVMFDVSDNGELKEDGYYAISAGDTYHSSYSTAVYDRKALLIDPEKNLIGFPLEEYDKDYTNSARSYLVFSYENGQFTEKGRIDSHSTYAGFDRGLYIGDHLYVFSHDEAVSTDLETMTETDRTEFDTPDNRKKNEETALAGE
- a CDS encoding DUF4349 domain-containing protein; the protein is MKKNNRNYTKAAAVFLVCMALLTSCGAPKFEMASDMAYTNSSASRGVQADYKSKTEGAAYENYDDGAALGDYASEAAGEKGGTVYGEETADPQTEKVQNTDISTESINSEMLIYSCTMGIDVLDFDPSVENFRAMLKQYQGFVESEDFNDGGNMSRWYDEKAEKWSTYRATVRVPSRVYDDFCNEVAGLGDLRSKNASVENVSQEYSDLSTTLKIYEQKENRYLELLAKAQDEANAVAIEEKLTGVQVEIAKLKTRMNQIKTDVAYSYVYVTINEVKEYHAEPVHTDTFGERLSNTLKDAGKGFLNFLENLLFFLIYALPYLILFGIGIFLFVKIVKALANAGRKRKEKKAAKMAERMKEAEKIKAENTETVMKDTEDK
- a CDS encoding DEAD/DEAH box helicase, producing the protein MQIRMTMKKNFMLKERVIVINIYDFDTPRCKEVDKKELEAGRRLFKHNEITNGELSIDGMYSFWLRPEKDCYYGTRTAVELNDDGKITNSFCSCQRLGDDSICRHQAACMFYIKENFRSDLEKRRKIVFQQLMNDLEPEDEDDQTTVVPVTRLLPVITMKDNEIQCSLKAGNEKFYAVPSIPDLKAAFESETTMQYGKKCVMMHRYSDLDEDSKRLLDVCYYIYTGTVFDLAKTRNKAPRKYITVRGKHLDNFFRLFNGRDVEINGEPYSVRFKNPHIYGEIVRSDENGYSVRITSCPDCFGVGRRCGYIDHEKRRVYITDAGFSGTALKLISVCLQMKSLYISNDNMQAFYSGVLKPVLKYIEIKGANKLDDYVPPELEANLYIDCIEDGVSARPEFVYGDKKFSGFYDQKKNPFCDYKAERLIKNTFLKFFTEQSTKDPDTWFLHGDSALFELLTSGLTELESCMEVFVSDAFKKIGVRAPVRPAIGIRPSGSLLALDITAEGYTTGELVDMLKSYRRGAKYHRLKDGSFALLTDAMTELSDVTENLNISEKQLLKENLKVPKYRMLYLDSLKKNCENLRINRSAEFKKIVSSYGMMMEDSEQLAVPDSLDTVMREYQKYGFRWMKTISAYHFGGILADDMGLGKTLQAISLVLDNKQDPDGMRKPSLVVCPASLTLNWKNEAERFAPELSVLTVIGTVQAREELFADIDKYDLIVTPYSLLTRDIDKYENMEFAFQFIDEAQYIKNQNTQAAKAVKSINAEVKFALTGTPVENSLAELWSIFDYIMPDYLYAYTYFRKNFEAPITAKKETRVISELQKVVSPFILRRMKKEVLKELPDKTETIMYANMGEEQSKVYSANVADVKKTLAKDLKDGADRIKILAMLTRLRQICCDPSLVYDNYEGGSAKLEQCIDLVSSCVGSGHKILLFSQFTSMLDIISKRLDEEGISYYTITGQTKPADRIQLVNDFNADDTNVFLISLKAGGTGLNLTGADIVIHYDPWWNLSAENQASDRAYRIGQKRNVQIYKLITDRTIEEKIIDLQTKKAELYDIAVNGEGDIMHMSADDIMSILE
- a CDS encoding ATP-binding cassette domain-containing protein, with amino-acid sequence MLQLKDIRWSTENGESILNGVDLTVPDGKLTVITGPNGGGKTSLAKVIAGLYKPEGGQIIADGKDITDWSITERSRHGLAYAFQQPVRFKGLTVRDLLSISAGKELTSAEVCHLLATVGLCGRDYIDREADASLSGGESKRIEIATVLARKDAKILVFDEPEAGIDLWSFTSLIEAFENIKKDSDRSLLIISHQERIMNIADYIAVVADGKVSKMGTREEIFPSLMDKTAATRCSLRTNEGGAL